The genome window CTGCTGATCCATGTAAAAAGTTTGCATGTAAATTACAGCAGTGTTTAAAAggtttctatttaaaattttctatttatttatgcatttaagaTTATACATGTGCTGATtagttattcaattttagACAACGTCTATCAACCATCACGGTGTGAATACGTTATAGAGGAATTAAGACAGTGTTGTATAAAACATTCTGCTATTTCGTTAGTCTGTGATGGTATAGATACTTCCAAACCATACGAACATAATACAGTGGATTACGtatgtacaaataattttgtcatGTATAATCATTTcagtattgaaaatttttactaatttactgtaatttcgttttgttGTAGAGAAAAGctcagaaataaaattcattatggATAAGAAGTTCAAAATTGTACGCTTGGAAAACAACAAAAGATTAATGACAATTAGAATATGCAGTGCACTAATAGTGGGTGTTCTTGCATCGACATTGTATCAATGGACACAAACACCGCCAATTCCAAAAAACAAGTAGACATAGATatgttttgatattttgaCACAAGTAATGTACGAATAAATagcaaatacatatatattatataatagatattaataCGTGGTAAATAATGACACGTTGTTCAAGATGGAAGCAgtaaaaaaagcaaaagagCGATTTAGAAAGTACCCAATTGTCATTGCGCAATGCCATGAATCTGGAGCTAAGTATGCTGCATGTGTATTAGCAAAGTCTAATTTGCAAAAAGGCGACTGTGAAAGTGAGTTTAAGGAATTTAAGACATGCCTAATGAGAGCTGCtgcaaaaaataatacaaaactataaagtaaaactttatttgctataaagaattgtttatttaagaagaatatttaaattcataaaaatgagTGAATTTTTGTCATTTAAGGCACATTGTGTATTAGCCTTTATTTTCAGAATAACTTTAGTATTTTACTCAAATTTTCatgataaaacatttaatgTTCCATATACTGATGTAGATTATAAGGTATTTACCGATGCTGCGAGACACATGGTAGAA of Bombus pascuorum chromosome 6, iyBomPasc1.1, whole genome shotgun sequence contains these proteins:
- the LOC132908395 gene encoding uncharacterized protein LOC132908395, which translates into the protein MEAVKKAKERFRKYPIVIAQCHESGAKYAACVLAKSNLQKGDCESEFKEFKTCLMRAAAKNNTKL
- the LOC132907937 gene encoding uncharacterized protein LOC132907937 is translated as TTFRVPSTCYQDFVTRDVGLFRSFLFIVLEVYHAEDNVYQPSRCEYVIEELRQCCIKHSAISLVCDGIDTSKPYEHNTVDYRKAQK